Within the Leptotrichia sp. oral taxon 498 genome, the region GTCAAAATATTCTGGATATTCAAAACTATCCCCTTTTCCAGTAATTTTGTCATCCACAAAATAAGTTTTTTTATTTTCTTCAGATTTAGAAAGTCTTGCGTTTTTTAAGTCAAAATACATTTCTTCAAAAATATAACCATTTTTTATAACTATGTCATCTTTTTGAAAATACGGTATTTCTTCGCTAACTTTCACATTTTCCACAACTCCAGCGGCAGCCGTCTGATGTGACAATCTATCAATTAAGATAAGTTCTCCCAAAACCTTATTTTTCTTAAATTTATCAACTATCACTTTATCCGAAAACTCTATTTCACAAAGTGCAATTTCATTTTTAGTTATTGAATCTATTTTTATCTTTTCTCCAGTATTTACATCAATTTGGTATTCAACTTTTTTAATTATCGCAGGAATTTTTTTAGTTCCAATTTTTGCCAAATACTCTTTTCCAATTGTCAATTTATCATCGTCCATCCAAAGCAATGTTGCACTTATATTTTTTGATGCAAAAAGTTCATTATTGTCAGTTATAACCGAACCACGGCTCACATCCACTTCCCTATCCAGCTGAATAGTTACTGCTTGTCCTACAAAAGCGCTATCTACGGTTTTATCTCCATTTAAAATTGATTTTACAACGGCAGTTTCATTACTTGGCAGCACAGTTACAGTTTGTCCAACTTTCACTTCACCGCTCTCGATTTGCCCTTGAAATCCTCTAAATTCATGATTTGGTCGACAAACTCTTTGAATTGGGACATAAAAAGATGAATTTTTATCTTCGCTTGTAACATCGACTGTTTCCAAATATTCAAGAACACTCTCACCTTTGTACCATTCCATATTTTTTGATTTTGTTGTAACATTGTCACCTTCAGTTGCACTCACAGGTATAATTTTAATATTTTCTAAATTAAGTTCTCTTGCAAGTTCATTAATCTGTGCCACAATTTCGTCAAACTTTTCTTTGCTATAATCTGCCAAATCCATTTTATTTACCGCAAAAACAAAATATTTAATTCCGACTAAAGAACAAATTCTTGTGTGTCTTCTAGTTTGAATTAAAACTCCTTTTGTGACATCTAAAAGTAAAATTGCAACTTGTGCAAAGGATGCCCCAACAGCCATATTTCTAGTATATTCCTCATGACCAGGAGTGTCTGCCACTATAAAACTTCTCTTATCTGTCGTAAAATAACGATATGCCACATCTATCGTTATCCCCTGCTCTCTTTCTGCAATAAGTCCATCCAGAAGTAGCGAATAGTCGATTGCACCGCCTCTTGAACCAACTTTACTGTCCAAAATAAGTGCTTCTTCCTGATCCGCATAAAGTAATTTGGAGTTGTATAAAATATTTCCAATTAAAGTGGACTTCCCGTCATCCACACTTCCGCAAGTTATAAATTTCAATAATTTTGCCATTAAAAATACCCCTCTCTTTTTCTTTTTTCCATGCTTCCAGCACCGTTATCGCTGTCAATGACACGGCTTGTACGCTCTGATTCCACCGAACTTAATGTTTCATCTATTATTTCTTCCAAAGTTACGGCATTTGATTCAACAGCACCTGAAAGCGGGTAATCTCCAAGCGTTCTAAATCTTACCATTTTCATTTCAGGAACTTCTCCGTCATTTAATCTCATTCGCTCGTCATCCACCATAATTAAATTTGATCCTCTTTTTACAACAGGTCTTTCCTTTGCTGAATAAAGCGAAACTATTGGTATATTTTCTCTTTTTATGTATTCCCAAATATCTTTTTCAGTCCAATTTGAAATTGGAAAAACACGGATACTTTCCCCTTTATTTATTTCAGTATTATAAAGTTTCCACATCTCAGGTCTTTGATTTTTTGGATCCCAAGCCTGATTTGAATTTCTAAATGAAAAAATTCTCTCTTTTGCCCGACTTTTTTCTTCATCTCTTCTTCCACCACCAAATGCGGCAGTAAATCCATATTTATTAAGTGCTTGTTTTAACGCCTGAGTTTTCATTATGTCTGTAAAAGACGAGCCGTGGTCAAAAGGATTGATATTTTTTTCAACGCCTTCAGGATTAATGTATTCAAGCATCTCAATCCCCAACTCTTTTGCCCTCCTATCTCGAAACTCTATCATCTCTCGAAATTTCCAAGTCGTGTTCACATGTAAAAACGGAAATGGCGGTTTTTCTGGATAAAATGCCTTCATTGCCAAATGCAGCATAACAGAACTGTCTTTTCCAATTGAGTAAAGCATAACTGGATTTTCACATTCCGCCGCTACTTCTCTTATGATATATATCGCTTCTGCTTCTAATTCATCTAAATGAGATAATTCTTTCATATTTTACTCTCCTTTTCTTTTTTTTATTATAAATAATTTTTACGTTTACTTTTATTTTTCATAGCTCATTATCGCATATAACATTTGTACAATCAATTGTATATACAAATTAATTAGACTTAATTTTACTTTGATTTTCAAAATTATTTTAAGATATATTATATTAAAATCATAATTTGCTATTTTTAAGAATAAAAATTAAATTATACTATTACCCATTTAAAAAGCGAAAATTATATCTTATACTAAACCCCATTTGAATAACGAATACATTATAAATCTTTTTATTAGATTAAATCTGATATTTTCTTTTAAATAATTAAAATAAATATTCACTTTTTAAACAGGGAATAGTATTAATTATTTAGAAATATTAAGTCTTTTTTCCTTGTTGAAAAAATTTTAATAAATTGGTTATTCAAATGAGATTTAGTATTAATAAAAAAAGACCGGTTAATACTATATTTAACCTAATCTTTTTACAAAATAAGTGAACTACTCCCACTTGTAGAAGAGGGAGCTTCTTGGGAAGTATCTGCTTTTGCTAGCCAAATATATTTACCAAGCTCAAAGGTCTGTCCCTGCCCTGACTATGAATATTATACCATATAAGAGCTGTTATTTCAAGCTATATTCTGCAATTCATCTCCCACTTATAGAAGAAGGAGACTTCTTGCTAAATATTGTTAAAATTTTAATGATAACTTTTATTTTTCATAATTGTGGTCGTATCTTATACACGCTGTTCTCGAACCCATTTCACATAAATATCCATCACAACCAACTAATGACATCATTGTTAGAATAATAACAATTAGTTTAAATAATTTTGACATTCTTATTTCCCCCTTAAAAATATAAAACGCTCAATTTATTTTAATTATATCACTTTAAAATTATATTTTTATTATTTTTTAATTTTTTATTAATTATAAATCAAAAAAAATTTTATTATCCAAAATTATATTTTCTAATATTTATTTGCATCTTTTCTATTGATGTCAATCACTTGAGTTGTACCATCCCTTTTTTCAATTATCCAGCTCAGAATATCGCCTTTTTCCTTCGTTACCATTGTACTTCCATTTCCTCCGATGTCAGCTCCTAAAAAAAATGAAATTGCTTGCACTGGACATTCTTTTACGCATGAAACGCAGCCCCAGCAGTCTTTTGGATATTTCATAACCGCTTTTTTATTATCCATTTTTAAATCAGTCATTTCTATCAAAGTTCCTGGACAGACTTGTGTGCATTTTGTGCAGCCTATACACTTTAATGGATCAATTACTATGCTCATAGAAATCCTCCTTCACTATTTCTCTTGTAAAAACTTCCAACTTATCATTTATCAATTTTGAATTAACATATTTAAAAAATTTCTCGTCCATTTTTGGATGATCCAAATTTTCATTAAATGTGTGCCATCTCGTCTCTTTTCGGTAAAGCAAATGTGCAATTAATGACTTACAAACTAAAAGTCTATCTTTTAATTCATATGCAAACATCAAATCATGCATATCTTCCGCTTTTGCACCTTTTGAAAGTTCGATTAGCTGAGAAATTTTTTCATCCGCCAATTTTAACTGTTTTTCATTAAACTGATAATTTGTAGAAATTCCTCCAGCGTATTCGTCCATCACTTTTTGCATTCCCTCTTCCAAATCTTCTATTGAAAATTCATTTATCTTATTTTTCTCAAAATTTAAAATATTTTCATATTCTTTTATTATTTTCTCAGATTGTTCAGAAAAATTTTGATTTTCTTTATTTTTTTCATTTTCCAAATTTATCTTTGAAATTACGTCAAGTGCAGCAATTTCCCCTTCTGCCAATGCTCCTGTGACATATTTTTGTGGAAAGCCTCCAGCTACATCTCCTGCTGCATAAAGACCTTTTACAGTCGTCTCTCTATTCGTATTTATCCAAAATCCACTCGCTGTGTGTCCTCCAACTATGTAAGGCTCTGTTCCTTGAATTTCAACATCCTGCTCATTTGGATTTTTCCCGCTCTCTATCCATTTAAGCGTCTGACTTGGCGCCATATTTAAATACGCTTTTAACAAACTTTTACTTTCTTCATCGGTAATTCCACTCGTCTTTAAATAACATGGACCATTTCCCAGCTGATTTTCCTTAACTGTTCCATAAACCCGCTCACTCGTTGTAATTCCGTATTTATCCTCATATACAAAGCCTCTTGAGTTTACTTGCTTTGCTCCAACTCCCTGTGCAATCGTTCCAGTTGGTGCAATCGTGTCTTTACATCTAAGCGCAATAAATCTCATTTCAAAAGTTGTCATCTCTGCTCCAGCTTTTATTCCCATTGCATATCCAGCACCCGTGTTAAATGGCGGATACCACATTTTATGTCTGGAAAAGCCTGGATTATTTGGCTTATAAAGTCCAGAAGCTCCTCCTGTCGCAACAATCACTTTTTTTGCTAAAATTTTATAAGCCGCATTTTCTATTATAGAAAAACCTACCGCTCCTTTAATTTCGCCATTTTCTGTGATTAAGTCTGTTATATTTACAGTATTTAATACTTTTACATTTTTAGACTTTTTCACAGCATTGGCAAGTATCGGTTTAAAATTTTCTCCATTTATTTTAATATTTCTATTTCCACGGTTGACATATTCCCCGTTTGCATCTTTCAAAATTACAAGTCCTAATTTTTCAACCTCAGCCGTAATTTCGTTGAATCTATTTGCAGCGGTTAAAACCAAATCTTTTCTCACAATTCCATTTGCATCTTTTATCGTGTAATCTACATAATCTTGCGGTACCCTGCCTTTCACATTATACGCATTAATGGCATTGATTCCAGCTGCAAGACATCCGCTTCTTTTAATATTCGCTTTTTCTACAACAAGCACCGATAAATCAGAGTTTTTGCTAATTGTTACAGCCGCATAGCAACCAGCTGTTCCACCCCCGATAATTAGCACATCCGTTTCAAGTTCTTTTACTTTTAGCACATTAAACCTCCTTTTTATAAGTTTTTAAATTACGACATCGTTTTGATTTCGAGTATTTGCATTTTCCAAAATTTTCACTTTTTCGTCATTATCAAAAACAAAAGCACGATAAATATATACATTCACTTCTTCATTATTGAAAACCGCATCTTCTTCAATTTTTCTATTCCCTTTTATTAGAATCCCGTTAACTCTAACTCCAACTTCTACTTCTTTTCCACGAAAAAGTGTATATTCCACAACCCCTTTTTCAGTCGAAGCCGAATATCTAAATCGCTCCCCATTTTTTATAATCGTAACATTTTCTGCTCTAATTATCGCTTTTGAATTATTTTCCAAATGTTCAAATCCCTTAAATTTATTTATGCTCTCAAGCTCAATCGGATTTCCCATAAATTTTGCCACAAATGCAGTTTTTGGATTACTGTAAATTTCTTTGGGAGAACCCACTTGCTCAATTCTCCCTTTATTTGTGACAATTATTTCATCAGCAACTTCTATCGCTTCTTCTTGGTCGTGTGTCACAAAAATACTCGTAATTCCAACTTTGTCAATGGTTTTGCGAAGCCAGTTTCTAAGCTCCTGTCTAACTTTGGCATCAATTGCAGCGAAAGGCTCGTCTAACAAAAGAAGTTCTGGATTTGGTGCTAATGCCCTTGCAAAAGCCACTCTTTGTCTTTGTCCACCAGACAGCTGATTTGGATAACGATCTCCCAAATTTTCAATATTTACAAGTTTCATAAGTTTTTTAACTCTCTCTTTTATGACACTTTTTTTTTCCTTCATAATTTTTAGTCCAAACGCAATATTGTCAAAAACAGTCATATACCGAAAAAGCGCATAATTTTGAAACACAAAGCCAATTCCTCTTTTGCTTGGTGAAATATCATTTACAACTTTTTTGTCAATGATTATCTCTCCTGAATCAGGAGTTTCAAGTCCCGCAATCATTCGCAAAATTGTTGACTTTCCACTTCCAGAAGGTCCTAACAATGCTACTAATTTTCCTTTTTTTATTCCTAAATTGATGTCATTTGACGCTTTGTAGTCATTGTACATCTTATTCACATCTTTTAATTCAACATACATGATTTTCCCTCCCTTTTCTTTATTCTACCAAGCCTTTTCGGCATCAATTTTACGAAATTCGTTAAAATCAACATTTTTTACTTCAATTTCTTTGTAATCTTCAATTAATCCAAGAAATCTATCTTCATTTGCAAATTTTTCAAATTCAATATTTTCATTTTTTATAATATTTGCAATATCTTCAAGAAAATATGGTATTTTATTTGCTTTTATTTCTCCCAAATTTTCATTAAGTTTAACAGTTTTTCCACTAAATTCTCCCCTTGCAAAAATTGCAAAATATTCCCCATCTTTTTTTCTTCTTCCACTAAAACCAAGTCTAGCGATTTGCGGAGTTGCACAAGAATTTGGACATCCAGTAACTTTTATTTGTGGCAAATAATTTGTAAGCTCTCTTTTTTCATCGTTGTCAAAAAATTCAAAAATGTAGTCCAAAATTGGCGGAGTATCCAAAATTCCAACATTACAAGTCGTACTCCCAATACAAGAATATGAACTGTAAAATTCATTTCCTCCGTAATATTCGCTCATAATTTCTTTTAATTTTAATACATCTTCTTTTTTAAGTCCACGAACCAAAATACTTTGAAAACTTGTAAGTTTCAATTCAACTTTGTAATCCAAATTTTTTACAAATTCAATTAATTTTTCTCCATCTTCCTTATAAATATTTCCTCTCGCAGGTCTTAAATAATATCCGTATTCTCCTTTATACTTTCCTGCCACGATATTTTTTTCATTTTTCAAGAATTCGTCGTTTTTAATACTTTCATCCGTATTTTCTTCACTAGAAAATATTTTTATTTTTTCTAATTCTTTTTCTCTATCCAAAATTTCTCTTTCTTCAAGCAATTTTCTCGTATAAATTTTAAGGCTGTCCCCTTTTTCTGCATAAAAATTAGAAATATATTCGTTACACAATTCCAAGAATTTCTCTTCCCCTAAATTTAGCAAAACATAACGAAGTCTTGCTCTAGCACGAATTTTACGATTTCCATGGTCATTAAACACATTTCTTATTGCATGAATATAATACAAAAATTCGTCTTCTTCAATAAATTCCCTTAAAACAATCGAATTAGTCGAAATTGGTCCAATTCCTCCGCCAACATACACTCTAAATCCTTTTTTCCCGTCTTGAATAACCGCTTGAAAACCAATGTCATTTATTTTCACATAAAGTGAATTTTCTTCTTTATTTGAAAAAGCAATTTTATATTTTCTCGGTAAGTGCATAAATTCGCGACCGTTTAAAATGTAGTCAGTAACAATTCTAGCATGAGGCGAAACGTCAAAAACTTCTTCTTCAAATCCAGTTGTTTCGGGAGTAATTACAGCTCTGGTTGAATCTCCGCAAGTCGCTTTTGTAAAAAATCCTCTTTTTGAAATAACCTCCAAAATTTTTGGTAAATTTTCTTTTTTCATTCCGTGTAGCTGAAAATCTTGTCTAGTTGTAAGATGAAGTCTTCCATCACAATATTTTTGCACAACGTCTAATAAATATTCAAAGTCTTCAATGTCTATTTTACTTTCAAAAAATCGAGGTCTTGTCATATAAGTATCTTTAATCCTACCTTCGGTATAAAGTGCAAACGAAGTTCTAAGTTTATTCCACTCCTTTTCTTTTTCCTTGTCTTCAAAAGATTCTTGAGTCAGATTTAAAATAAAATCCAGCTCTTTTTTCTCTCTCTCTTTCTGATAGTTTTCAATTTCCTTAAAATCATTCAATTTCATATTTTTCCCTCCAAAAATTTTTTTATTTAATAAAAAACTATTTATCCACAATTATTTTTTATTTATTATATACTTTTTTACATTATTTTATAATTGTATATACAAAAATAAGCCTATATTTTAAATTTGTATAAAATGATTGTCAAAGTTTTGTTTAACCTCGTTTTGTTTAACCTCTAATTCCCTAGATATTCCCTATTAAACTGTATCATTTTTTCAACATTTACAACGACCAAAAGCATATCATTTTCCAAAATTTTTTCATCTGGCAAAAGCGATATTCTCAGTTCTTCGCCTTTTCTTTTTATTCCAATTACATTCATTTCATATTTTTTCCTTAAATTCAGCTCGATAAGACTTTTTCCAATAATTTTTTTAGGCGCTTTAAATTCAAAAATCCTATATTTTTCAGAAAATTTCAAATGCTCTGTCACATCTGGCTTTAAAAATTCAAAAGCTAATTCTCTTCCAACACTTTCATCAGGAAATACAACTTTTTTCGCTCCAATTTTTTCTAAAATTTTTCCTTCAATTTTTGTAATAGCTTTACAAATAATTGTTTTTATGCCCAGCTCCTTTAACATAACTGTAACTAATGCGCTTGTTTGCAAACTTCCTTCAATGCAAATAAAAGCCACTTCAAAATCATCACTGCTCACCACTTTTTTTAGAGAATTTTCTTCTGTTACATCAAAAGAAACCGCTTCTCCAACAATTCCGTCATCTATTATCTGCTGTGTAAGTTCTTCATTTTTATCGATTACAAGCACAGTTTCGTTGTGATTATAAAGCGTCTTTGCAATACTTCTTCCAAATTTTCCCGCTCCTATAACTAAATATCCTGCCATTTTTTCCTCCTAAAAATTATCCTATTAAAATATTTTCCTGTGGATAAGTGTAACGTCCTTTTTTTAAATTTGACTTCGATAATGCCAAAGCAATTGTAAGTGGACCAACTCTTCCAACAAACATCGTAACTATAAGTATAAATTTTGAAATGTCCGCAAGGCTTGGAGTCAAATTTCTTGAAAGTCCAACTGTTCCAAACGCTGAAAACACTTCAAAAACCAAATCCAAAAGATTCTTATTCCTTTCAAATAAAATCAATAAAAATACACAAATTGTCGTATAAATAAGTGAAATGAATAATACAGTTATTGCTTTACTGTAGATCCTCCAGCTTACGCTTCTTTTATCATATTCAATCGTATCTTTATTTTTTAATGTCGCTAAAGTTCCTAAAATTATAAGTCCAATCGTTGTAGTCTTTATTCCGCCACCAGTTGATCCAGGGGAAGCTCCAATAAACATAAGAATAACAAATAATAGTGAAGTTGACCTCTTTAGACCCAAAATTGAAATTGTATTAAATCCTGCTGTTCTCGTCGTTACACTTTGAAAAAATGATGCTTCCAATTTTTGTCCAAAAGATAAATTTCCAATTGTACTTTTATTGGAATATTCCAAAATTAACATCGCAATCATTCCTATTATTACTAAGAAAATAGATATTTTAATACTTAATTTAGTTGTTGAAGTCAATCTTTTTTCTTTTTTCCGCAAAACATTATAACAATTTAAAATCGTTGAAAATCCAATTCCACCCAAAAATATCAGAAGCGGAATCGTCATATTTATTATAAAACTATTTTTAAATCCGTATAAATTATCTGAAAATAGTGAAAATCCCGCATTACAGAAAGCCGAAACAGAATGAAAGAAAGAATAATAAACTGCTTTTAAAAAACCAAATTTTTTTATAAATTCAAAAAATAAAATAACAGTTCCGATAAATTCAATGATAATTACAGAAAAAATAACTTTTTTCACATATTCTTCGATTTTAAAAGTCGTGTCAATATTTATATCTTCCTGAACGATTTTTTTCGTGTAATACCCAATTTTTTTGGAAATCATAATGATTATAACTGAGGTGAATGTTATAACTCCAAGCCCTCCAAGCTGGATCAATACTAAAATCACCATTTGCCCAAAAATATTATAAACGCTGCCTATATCAATACTGGAAAGCCCTGTCACACAAATAGCTGAAGTTGCTATAAAAAATCCGTCAATCAATTTCACACTTTTACCATACCTCATAGAAATTGGCAAAGACAACAAAATCCCACCTAAAATTGTAACTACCATAAATGAGAGCAATATTGTCATATATGGCGAAAAAGATTTATTTTTTAAAAACATTTTATTTTCCTCCATTCATTCACTTTTTACTTTTCTAAAATAAATTTATCACATTCATTTTTTTTTGTCAATAAAAGTAAAATATGAATTTTAGAAAAAATATTTATTTGGTATTGACAATGAAAAAATTTGGGATATACTTATATAAAGATTTGAATTAAATAGAATATTAATAAAAAATTATATGGAGGGATTTATTATGAAAAAAAGGCTATTACTGGCTCTAACAGCGTTTTTACTGGCTTGTACATTTGTAAATGCAGAAACACTTGAAGAAAGAGTGGATAGACTTGAAAGAGAACTAAGAGAAACTAAAGAAGAATTACAAAAACAAATTGCTGAAAAACAAGCTCCTGCTCCAGTTGTAGCAGAAGCTCCAGCATTAGACATATCAAAATTAACTGATGGATTTGAATTTCACGGTTATGGAAGAGCAGGACTTCTTATAAATCAAAATGGAGATAAAGGAAGCTCATTCAAAGTTCAAGATGAAGGATTTGCTCAAAAATATAGATTAGGTAATGAAGATGACACTTATGCTGAATTAGAATTGGTTAAAAAATTTGATGTAAATGGAGCAAAAGGTTCAGTTCACTATATGTTTTCAACAAAATCAGGTGCAGGAGACGAATATAAAACATGGACTTCAGGAAGTTCAACAAATCCAGGTTCTGAAAACGATTCATTTAAAACTAGACAATTTTATGTTGATATAACTCCAAATGATGGAGCTACTTATTGGGCAGGAAAAAGATATTATGCAAGAGAAGATATTCATATAAATGACTATTATATTAGAAACTATTCAGGAACAGGTGCAGGAATTCAAAATATTAAACTTGGTTCTGGAGCAGCTGATGTTGCATTAATTGCAAACGATCCTAGCGATCATCCTGAATATACACTTCATTCAAGATATTCAGTAGGACCATGGGCTTTTGAACTAGCAGGACACACAATGAAATCAGATTCTATAGATAAAGATATAACTGAATGGGGAGCACAAGGTTCTGTAAGTTATAGCCTGCCTGGTTTTTATGGATTAAAGGACAAAGGATCTTCTAAAATAGTTCTTCAAGGTGGTAAAGGACTTGGTTCTGGAAGTGGACTTGGAAGTGCTACTGCTTGGGGAGATACTAGAAAAGACGCTTACTCTGTGAATTTAGTGACATACGGTCAAGCAAATCTTTCAGACAGATGGCAAATTATGCCTGAATTAGGTTATAGATACGATAAAAATTTTGGTGGAAAAAAAGATCAAAAACAACAATGGGTAACAACTGGAATAAGAGTTGTCAATCCAATTACACAACATTTTGCTATGCAATATGAAACAGGACTGGACTATGTGAAAGTTGATAAAGGAAATACAAACTACGACAGCGGACTATTCAAATTAACAGTTGCTCCAACTTTGAAACTTGACACGGATAATTTCTGGGGAAGACCTGAAATTAGAGCATTTGTAACTTATGGACATGGATTGGGAGATAAGAAATTTATAAGAGTTGATTCGGATGGAAAAGAGCGTAATAAAGGTGTTCAGTTTGGAGTTCAAACAGAAGTTTGGTTCTAATTTATAACTTTTGATAAAAAATTATTATTTTAAAATTTTAGGGAAAATCATTTTTCAGTAAATAAAAAAATTATATTGTAAATGATTTTCTCTTTTTTTATAAAAAAACTATTTATTAATCAAATATTTTACTTAATCAACTAAAAAACTAAAATTGTATTTTAATTCTAAATGTGATAAAATGAATTATTAGAAACCATAACTATAATTATGAAGGAGAGTGAAAATTATGAGTTTAAAAAATTTGCCAATAACTCCGCTTTTATCGGTACAGCTCGATGAACAGCAAGAGGCTT harbors:
- a CDS encoding sulfate adenylyltransferase subunit 1 produces the protein MAKLLKFITCGSVDDGKSTLIGNILYNSKLLYADQEEALILDSKVGSRGGAIDYSLLLDGLIAEREQGITIDVAYRYFTTDKRSFIVADTPGHEEYTRNMAVGASFAQVAILLLDVTKGVLIQTRRHTRICSLVGIKYFVFAVNKMDLADYSKEKFDEIVAQINELARELNLENIKIIPVSATEGDNVTTKSKNMEWYKGESVLEYLETVDVTSEDKNSSFYVPIQRVCRPNHEFRGFQGQIESGEVKVGQTVTVLPSNETAVVKSILNGDKTVDSAFVGQAVTIQLDREVDVSRGSVITDNNELFASKNISATLLWMDDDKLTIGKEYLAKIGTKKIPAIIKKVEYQIDVNTGEKIKIDSITKNEIALCEIEFSDKVIVDKFKKNKVLGELILIDRLSHQTAAAGVVENVKVSEEIPYFQKDDIVIKNGYIFEEMYFDLKNARLSKSEENKKTYFVDDKITGKGDSFEYPEYFDIISVEDGAAVLVRNYKIFDIIKLSDYHYTGLPLVDTGGCALNINKKQDMQDFLEDWQKNKNISEIHNKWAKFETYRRVVSTDYSYVI
- the cysD gene encoding sulfate adenylyltransferase subunit CysD — translated: MKELSHLDELEAEAIYIIREVAAECENPVMLYSIGKDSSVMLHLAMKAFYPEKPPFPFLHVNTTWKFREMIEFRDRRAKELGIEMLEYINPEGVEKNINPFDHGSSFTDIMKTQALKQALNKYGFTAAFGGGRRDEEKSRAKERIFSFRNSNQAWDPKNQRPEMWKLYNTEINKGESIRVFPISNWTEKDIWEYIKRENIPIVSLYSAKERPVVKRGSNLIMVDDERMRLNDGEVPEMKMVRFRTLGDYPLSGAVESNAVTLEEIIDETLSSVESERTSRVIDSDNGAGSMEKRKREGYF
- a CDS encoding 4Fe-4S dicluster domain-containing protein, with translation MSIVIDPLKCIGCTKCTQVCPGTLIEMTDLKMDNKKAVMKYPKDCWGCVSCVKECPVQAISFFLGADIGGNGSTMVTKEKGDILSWIIEKRDGTTQVIDINRKDANKY
- a CDS encoding adenylyl-sulfate reductase subunit alpha is translated as MLKVKELETDVLIIGGGTAGCYAAVTISKNSDLSVLVVEKANIKRSGCLAAGINAINAYNVKGRVPQDYVDYTIKDANGIVRKDLVLTAANRFNEITAEVEKLGLVILKDANGEYVNRGNRNIKINGENFKPILANAVKKSKNVKVLNTVNITDLITENGEIKGAVGFSIIENAAYKILAKKVIVATGGASGLYKPNNPGFSRHKMWYPPFNTGAGYAMGIKAGAEMTTFEMRFIALRCKDTIAPTGTIAQGVGAKQVNSRGFVYEDKYGITTSERVYGTVKENQLGNGPCYLKTSGITDEESKSLLKAYLNMAPSQTLKWIESGKNPNEQDVEIQGTEPYIVGGHTASGFWINTNRETTVKGLYAAGDVAGGFPQKYVTGALAEGEIAALDVISKINLENEKNKENQNFSEQSEKIIKEYENILNFEKNKINEFSIEDLEEGMQKVMDEYAGGISTNYQFNEKQLKLADEKISQLIELSKGAKAEDMHDLMFAYELKDRLLVCKSLIAHLLYRKETRWHTFNENLDHPKMDEKFFKYVNSKLINDKLEVFTREIVKEDFYEHSN
- a CDS encoding sulfate/molybdate ABC transporter ATP-binding protein; translation: MYVELKDVNKMYNDYKASNDINLGIKKGKLVALLGPSGSGKSTILRMIAGLETPDSGEIIIDKKVVNDISPSKRGIGFVFQNYALFRYMTVFDNIAFGLKIMKEKKSVIKERVKKLMKLVNIENLGDRYPNQLSGGQRQRVAFARALAPNPELLLLDEPFAAIDAKVRQELRNWLRKTIDKVGITSIFVTHDQEEAIEVADEIIVTNKGRIEQVGSPKEIYSNPKTAFVAKFMGNPIELESINKFKGFEHLENNSKAIIRAENVTIIKNGERFRYSASTEKGVVEYTLFRGKEVEVGVRVNGILIKGNRKIEEDAVFNNEEVNVYIYRAFVFDNDEKVKILENANTRNQNDVVI
- a CDS encoding nitrite/sulfite reductase, encoding MKLNDFKEIENYQKEREKKELDFILNLTQESFEDKEKEKEWNKLRTSFALYTEGRIKDTYMTRPRFFESKIDIEDFEYLLDVVQKYCDGRLHLTTRQDFQLHGMKKENLPKILEVISKRGFFTKATCGDSTRAVITPETTGFEEEVFDVSPHARIVTDYILNGREFMHLPRKYKIAFSNKEENSLYVKINDIGFQAVIQDGKKGFRVYVGGGIGPISTNSIVLREFIEEDEFLYYIHAIRNVFNDHGNRKIRARARLRYVLLNLGEEKFLELCNEYISNFYAEKGDSLKIYTRKLLEEREILDREKELEKIKIFSSEENTDESIKNDEFLKNEKNIVAGKYKGEYGYYLRPARGNIYKEDGEKLIEFVKNLDYKVELKLTSFQSILVRGLKKEDVLKLKEIMSEYYGGNEFYSSYSCIGSTTCNVGILDTPPILDYIFEFFDNDEKRELTNYLPQIKVTGCPNSCATPQIARLGFSGRRKKDGEYFAIFARGEFSGKTVKLNENLGEIKANKIPYFLEDIANIIKNENIEFEKFANEDRFLGLIEDYKEIEVKNVDFNEFRKIDAEKAW
- a CDS encoding potassium channel family protein; amino-acid sequence: MAGYLVIGAGKFGRSIAKTLYNHNETVLVIDKNEELTQQIIDDGIVGEAVSFDVTEENSLKKVVSSDDFEVAFICIEGSLQTSALVTVMLKELGIKTIICKAITKIEGKILEKIGAKKVVFPDESVGRELAFEFLKPDVTEHLKFSEKYRIFEFKAPKKIIGKSLIELNLRKKYEMNVIGIKRKGEELRISLLPDEKILENDMLLVVVNVEKMIQFNREYLGN
- a CDS encoding TrkH family potassium uptake protein encodes the protein MFLKNKSFSPYMTILLSFMVVTILGGILLSLPISMRYGKSVKLIDGFFIATSAICVTGLSSIDIGSVYNIFGQMVILVLIQLGGLGVITFTSVIIIMISKKIGYYTKKIVQEDINIDTTFKIEEYVKKVIFSVIIIEFIGTVILFFEFIKKFGFLKAVYYSFFHSVSAFCNAGFSLFSDNLYGFKNSFIINMTIPLLIFLGGIGFSTILNCYNVLRKKEKRLTSTTKLSIKISIFLVIIGMIAMLILEYSNKSTIGNLSFGQKLEASFFQSVTTRTAGFNTISILGLKRSTSLLFVILMFIGASPGSTGGGIKTTTIGLIILGTLATLKNKDTIEYDKRSVSWRIYSKAITVLFISLIYTTICVFLLILFERNKNLLDLVFEVFSAFGTVGLSRNLTPSLADISKFILIVTMFVGRVGPLTIALALSKSNLKKGRYTYPQENILIG